From Bacteroidota bacterium, one genomic window encodes:
- a CDS encoding YebC/PmpR family DNA-binding transcriptional regulator, with protein sequence MGRVFEKRKHKMFARYDKMAKAFTRVGREIAIAVKAGGPDPAYNPRLRTAVQNAKGLNMPKDRIDGAIKRAVSKDEGNFEEIVYEGYGPHGVAIVVETATDNTTRTVANIRMYFNRGNGTLGKTGSLDFMFQRKGVFRIANDGKVNVEELELELIDFGLDSMEVDEEEILIYTAYEDFGKMAKGLEEKKIEVKKAALERLPTTFVELSEEQQDEILQLVDKFEEDDDVQAVYHNLK encoded by the coding sequence ATGGGTCGGGTATTTGAAAAACGCAAGCACAAAATGTTTGCCCGCTACGATAAAATGGCAAAAGCCTTTACTCGTGTGGGCCGGGAAATCGCCATTGCAGTAAAGGCCGGTGGTCCGGATCCTGCATATAATCCTCGTTTGCGCACAGCTGTGCAAAATGCGAAGGGTTTGAATATGCCCAAGGACCGCATCGACGGGGCAATAAAACGTGCTGTATCGAAAGACGAAGGGAATTTTGAGGAGATTGTATACGAAGGTTATGGTCCGCACGGAGTAGCCATTGTTGTGGAAACAGCAACGGATAATACAACACGGACAGTAGCGAATATCCGTATGTATTTTAACCGTGGAAATGGAACACTGGGAAAAACAGGATCATTGGACTTCATGTTTCAGCGAAAAGGCGTTTTCCGTATTGCAAATGATGGTAAAGTAAACGTGGAAGAACTGGAGTTGGAATTGATTGATTTTGGACTGGATAGTATGGAAGTGGATGAAGAGGAAATTCTCATCTATACGGCATATGAAGATTTCGGAAAAATGGCAAAAGGCCTTGAAGAAAAGAAAATAGAAGTGAAGAAAGCCGCCCTTGAACGCTTACCAACAACCTTTGTGGAGCTAAGTGAAGAGCAGCAGGATGAAATACTTCAGCTGGTTGATAAGTTTGAGGAAGACGATGATGTTCAGGCTGTCTACCACAACCTGAAATAA
- a CDS encoding S41 family peptidase gives MPLIQSVSRRAKKIVLVFSIVLVSIASFSFVEDYYFEVSKNLDIFSTLYRDVNIYYVDSLQPGELMKKGADAMLKSLDPYTVYIPESEIEDYRMTHISAEYGGIGALVHERDGQIEISEVYEGFPAQKADIRVGDKIISVNGITTQSRKVDDVTEFMKGQKGTTVKIVVQREGTAQPLEKTITRDEIKFKNVPYFGMVNDHTGYIKLTQFLENSADEVKQALVTLKQDPKMKSVILDLRGNGGGLLKEAVDIVNLFVDKSQKIVSQRGKVKEMNMEYFASKTAVDTEIPVVVLVDRGSASASEIVTGAIQELDRGVIVGQRTFGKGLVQQTYNLSYNTLLKVTIAKYYTPSGRCIQALDYTHRNADGSVSKVADSLITEFKTKGGRVVYDGSGIFPDIYTNPEVYSNLTGALYHNFLFFDYANKYAREHASIAPAKEFMISEKDYNDFVAFLDGKKYDYTDKSEKELDSFRKAAEKDKHFDALKTEFEALKKKMADYKKQDLMNHKSEVKDMLEGEIASRYYFQKGRLESSFRTDQDLKKALEVLDNQPLYTSILKGDGNYKVIGKPGSEAQAKAISEREEDDGLN, from the coding sequence ATGCCCTTGATTCAATCAGTCTCCCGCCGCGCTAAAAAAATAGTGCTGGTATTTTCAATAGTATTGGTTTCAATAGCCTCCTTCAGCTTTGTTGAAGATTATTATTTCGAGGTCAGCAAAAACCTCGACATATTTTCTACCCTTTACAGGGATGTAAATATTTATTACGTGGATTCTCTTCAGCCGGGTGAACTCATGAAAAAGGGTGCTGATGCCATGCTTAAATCACTTGATCCTTACACGGTATATATTCCGGAAAGTGAAATAGAGGATTATCGCATGACCCACATTTCCGCTGAATATGGCGGGATTGGTGCATTGGTTCATGAACGCGACGGACAAATCGAAATCAGTGAAGTGTACGAGGGTTTCCCTGCCCAGAAAGCGGATATACGTGTGGGAGATAAAATTATTTCGGTGAATGGGATTACAACCCAAAGCCGGAAGGTCGATGATGTGACTGAGTTTATGAAGGGGCAGAAAGGGACAACCGTGAAAATTGTCGTACAAAGGGAAGGAACTGCCCAACCACTGGAGAAAACGATTACACGTGATGAGATAAAATTCAAAAATGTCCCTTATTTCGGAATGGTCAACGATCATACCGGATACATCAAATTGACCCAATTCCTGGAGAACTCAGCGGATGAAGTAAAACAAGCTTTAGTGACACTGAAACAGGATCCGAAAATGAAATCTGTCATTCTGGACCTTCGTGGAAATGGTGGTGGTTTGCTGAAAGAAGCTGTTGATATCGTAAATCTCTTCGTAGATAAAAGCCAAAAGATCGTTTCCCAGCGCGGAAAAGTTAAGGAGATGAACATGGAATATTTTGCCAGCAAAACCGCTGTGGATACTGAGATTCCGGTGGTTGTGCTTGTAGATCGTGGTTCCGCTTCGGCTTCAGAAATTGTTACGGGTGCCATTCAGGAACTTGATCGGGGAGTCATCGTAGGGCAACGTACCTTCGGAAAGGGACTTGTTCAGCAGACTTATAATCTGTCTTATAATACGCTCTTAAAAGTGACGATTGCCAAGTACTATACGCCCAGCGGACGTTGTATTCAGGCATTGGATTACACACACAGAAACGCGGATGGGTCAGTATCTAAAGTAGCTGACTCACTCATTACGGAATTTAAAACCAAGGGTGGTCGTGTAGTCTATGATGGAAGTGGTATTTTCCCTGATATCTATACCAATCCTGAAGTTTACAGCAACCTCACAGGTGCACTGTATCACAACTTCTTGTTTTTCGATTATGCTAATAAATATGCTCGTGAACATGCGTCTATTGCTCCAGCAAAAGAATTTATGATTTCGGAAAAGGACTACAATGACTTCGTAGCATTCCTCGATGGAAAAAAGTATGATTACACCGATAAGAGCGAAAAGGAACTGGATTCCTTCCGGAAAGCAGCTGAAAAGGACAAACATTTTGATGCCTTAAAAACAGAATTTGAAGCACTCAAAAAGAAAATGGCGGATTACAAAAAGCAGGACCTGATGAATCATAAATCAGAGGTGAAAGACATGTTGGAAGGGGAAATCGCTTCAAGATATTATTTCCAGAAAGGCCGCCTTGAATCCAGTTTCAGGACTGATCAGGATCTCAAGAAAGCGTTGGAAGTATTGGATAATCAGCCACTTTATACCTCTATTTTGAAGGGCGACGGGAATTACAAGGTAATTGGAAAACCCGGAAGTGAAGCCCAGGCTAAGGCAATCAGCGAAAGAGAAGAAGATGACGGATTGAACTAA
- a CDS encoding cytochrome P460 family protein, whose translation MKKYTALLLLIIHLILGISSCTKDKINANEDLELFEDIIEGGYHYYQNGNKLNGVAPSPHGAFKLRFNEIAFAALDSSGELPLGAKFPDGSLIVKEIFDSNDNLKLYAIMEKEPENTFAAENWVWAELNADGSVNYSAGNKGAGCKGCHSGSPGRDFIRTFDFH comes from the coding sequence ATGAAAAAATATACAGCTTTATTACTGCTGATAATCCATTTGATTCTGGGTATTTCTTCCTGTACCAAGGATAAGATCAATGCCAATGAAGATTTGGAGTTGTTCGAAGATATCATTGAAGGTGGTTATCATTATTATCAGAATGGAAATAAATTGAATGGGGTAGCCCCAAGTCCGCACGGTGCCTTCAAACTCCGTTTTAATGAAATTGCTTTTGCAGCGCTTGATAGTTCCGGCGAACTTCCATTAGGAGCTAAGTTTCCCGATGGTTCATTGATTGTGAAAGAAATTTTTGATTCAAATGATAATCTCAAATTGTACGCTATCATGGAAAAGGAACCGGAAAATACTTTTGCAGCTGAAAACTGGGTTTGGGCAGAATTGAACGCGGATGGCAGCGTGAATTATAGCGCAGGTAACAAAGGTGCCGGCTGTAAAGGATGTCATTCAGGATCACCAGGACGGGACTTTATCAGAACCTTTGATTTTCATTGA
- a CDS encoding GNAT family N-acetyltransferase, producing MDPLLTVREIRESDIELIADYWSKAAPEYLLKMGVDLKKMPARSDFLAMLSNQIKLDYEQKKSFALIWEVDGKPVGHSNVNPIEFGKHAFMHLHIWHPEFRGKGLGVHFVKLSVPLFFEKLKLHRLYSEPYALNPSPNKTLPKAGFKFVKSYITIPGSINFEQEVNRWVFEPHSV from the coding sequence GTGGATCCATTACTTACGGTCAGGGAAATCCGGGAATCGGATATTGAATTGATTGCTGACTATTGGAGCAAGGCGGCTCCTGAATACCTTTTAAAAATGGGTGTTGATTTGAAAAAAATGCCGGCAAGAAGTGATTTTCTGGCAATGCTTTCGAATCAAATAAAACTGGATTACGAACAGAAAAAATCCTTTGCCCTCATTTGGGAAGTGGATGGAAAGCCTGTTGGTCATTCCAATGTTAATCCGATTGAATTTGGAAAGCATGCATTCATGCATTTGCACATCTGGCATCCCGAATTCAGAGGGAAAGGTTTAGGGGTTCATTTTGTAAAATTATCAGTGCCATTATTTTTTGAGAAATTAAAATTACATCGTTTGTACAGCGAGCCTTATGCCTTGAACCCTTCGCCAAATAAAACGCTCCCGAAAGCAGGATTTAAATTCGTGAAATCCTACATAACAATTCCCGGTTCGATAAACTTCGAACAAGAAGTAAATCGTTGGGTTTTCGAACCACATTCTGTCTGA
- a CDS encoding tetratricopeptide repeat protein: MKNYMIFAFILISCIASAQNMESLRSAFVKSYTYEANKQYQKASDELEQVYNSNSYELNLRLGWLKYSAGSYSEAISYYQKAIDLQSLSIESRLGIVYPLSVQNKWDEVLAQYHAILQIDSKNSLVNYRTALIYYNRKNYAESKKHLEVVLQLYPFDFDSNVLQGWTLLALLNKTDAAVCFERALLYSPQDTSAMNGLQMCK; this comes from the coding sequence ATGAAAAACTACATGATTTTCGCTTTCATTTTAATTTCATGCATTGCTAGTGCGCAAAATATGGAATCTCTTCGTTCCGCGTTTGTCAAAAGTTATACTTATGAAGCGAATAAACAGTATCAAAAAGCTTCTGATGAACTCGAACAAGTATACAACTCAAATTCTTATGAATTAAATTTACGTCTTGGATGGTTGAAATATTCAGCAGGGAGTTATAGCGAAGCAATTTCATACTATCAAAAAGCGATTGATCTCCAGTCTTTATCAATTGAATCAAGATTAGGAATCGTGTATCCTTTGTCTGTTCAGAATAAATGGGACGAAGTATTGGCTCAATACCATGCTATTCTTCAGATTGATTCAAAAAATTCCTTGGTGAATTATCGCACTGCTTTGATTTACTACAATCGGAAAAATTACGCCGAATCAAAGAAACACCTGGAAGTCGTTTTACAGTTGTATCCATTCGATTTCGATTCAAATGTTTTGCAGGGATGGACACTGCTTGCGCTTCTCAATAAGACCGACGCAGCTGTTTGTTTTGAACGTGCATTGTTGTATAGCCCGCAGGATACAAGTGCAATGAATGGATTGCAAATGTGCAAGTGA
- a CDS encoding urea transporter, translating into MKLKILITRHAHGLLYSYSQIFFARSLWFGALLLLASMIHPVIGISGLFAVLITNAVAESFTMNPVSIREGLYGFCSALVGMGMGAFFQTGPLYWLILFLMAIVCLLVTIVFQGLLTKYQLPFMGLPFLVSFWLLLLGSKYFGNLIGITPGLETSQGAYYSMLEGFNQLNLPEFFKIFCRSLGAVFFQSNVLVGLIISLGLFFYSRISFSLALLGFSTAFFFYKIAGIDTRDLVHFFVGANYIFIAIAIGGFFVVTSTWSFLAVIFMVPIVALIHYGSSEVLNVFHLPAFTLSLAVATLFFLYLLKWRIDGKYIHAVQLQYSSPEKNLYHYLVTKDNYRFAKYFPISLPFWGEWIISQGHDGKITHLGDWSKAFDFILLDDEMKSYYPPGNRVENYYCYNKPVLAPGNGTVELIIDNIEENAIFEVNTKENWGNSIVLNHGNGIFSQLSHLKSGDFRFKLGDFVKRGDVLSNCGNSGRSPEPHIHFQVQTIPKVGARTLDYPIASYILRRGTDFDLKIFEVPNEGDLIRNPEINPLLKQAFNFAPGKSLKWSWKGKTEEWLIYTDEWNRINIWCESTKSIARLENDGVIFRFNFFDGDRNSVLYHFYLSCYKVFLGFYNDLKLHENFPVLFKTNFLVQWLEDFSAPFFSAVKNEFELEYVFADDLQYTTRMELHSKSTSRLAGIRLSKFEYEIHLTKNGIESLMIFEGNDKTKAICEEQ; encoded by the coding sequence GTGAAATTAAAAATACTCATCACACGCCACGCGCACGGATTGCTTTACAGCTATTCGCAGATCTTTTTTGCGCGTAGCCTCTGGTTTGGGGCTTTGTTACTGCTTGCTTCAATGATTCATCCGGTAATTGGCATTTCGGGTTTGTTTGCTGTGCTGATTACAAATGCTGTAGCAGAGTCCTTCACTATGAATCCGGTTTCCATCCGTGAAGGACTTTACGGATTTTGCAGTGCCCTTGTTGGAATGGGTATGGGAGCGTTTTTTCAAACCGGGCCTCTGTATTGGCTGATTTTGTTTTTGATGGCAATTGTTTGTTTGTTGGTAACAATTGTTTTCCAGGGTTTGCTTACAAAATATCAGCTGCCATTCATGGGCTTACCATTCCTTGTTTCGTTTTGGTTGTTGTTGTTGGGTTCAAAATACTTTGGCAATCTGATTGGTATTACCCCTGGATTGGAAACCAGCCAGGGAGCTTATTACAGTATGTTGGAAGGGTTCAATCAGCTGAACCTGCCCGAATTCTTTAAAATATTTTGTCGTTCCCTCGGTGCCGTATTTTTCCAAAGTAATGTTTTGGTTGGACTCATTATTAGCTTGGGTTTATTTTTCTATTCACGAATTTCATTTTCGCTGGCTTTATTGGGTTTTAGTACTGCCTTTTTCTTTTATAAAATTGCCGGGATCGACACCCGCGATCTTGTTCATTTTTTTGTGGGCGCTAATTATATTTTTATTGCCATCGCAATCGGTGGTTTTTTTGTAGTGACCAGTACATGGTCATTTCTCGCTGTCATTTTTATGGTGCCAATTGTCGCCTTAATTCACTATGGAAGCAGTGAGGTACTGAACGTATTTCATTTACCGGCTTTTACTTTGTCACTGGCTGTCGCTACTTTGTTTTTCCTCTATTTATTGAAATGGAGAATTGATGGTAAATATATTCATGCCGTTCAGCTGCAATATTCATCTCCGGAGAAAAACCTTTACCATTATTTAGTCACAAAAGACAATTACCGTTTTGCGAAATATTTTCCGATCTCCCTTCCATTCTGGGGTGAATGGATAATCAGTCAGGGACATGATGGAAAAATTACACATTTAGGAGACTGGAGCAAAGCTTTTGATTTCATCCTTTTGGATGATGAAATGAAATCTTATTATCCGCCGGGAAACAGGGTGGAAAACTACTACTGTTATAACAAACCCGTTCTTGCTCCCGGAAATGGAACAGTGGAATTGATCATTGATAATATTGAAGAGAATGCGATCTTCGAAGTGAATACAAAGGAAAATTGGGGTAACAGTATCGTGCTTAATCATGGTAATGGTATTTTTTCTCAGTTGTCTCATTTGAAATCGGGAGATTTTCGTTTTAAATTGGGAGATTTTGTAAAAAGGGGAGATGTGCTGAGTAACTGTGGTAATTCAGGACGTTCACCGGAGCCGCATATACATTTTCAGGTGCAAACGATTCCAAAGGTCGGTGCTCGTACTCTGGATTATCCCATTGCTTCTTATATCCTGAGAAGGGGAACTGATTTTGATCTCAAAATATTTGAAGTTCCAAATGAAGGTGATCTGATCAGGAATCCTGAAATAAATCCGCTTCTGAAACAAGCTTTTAATTTCGCTCCCGGGAAATCACTCAAATGGTCTTGGAAAGGAAAAACTGAGGAATGGCTAATTTATACAGATGAATGGAACCGCATCAATATCTGGTGCGAATCAACAAAAAGTATTGCTCGACTGGAAAATGACGGAGTGATATTCAGGTTTAATTTTTTTGATGGTGACAGAAATTCTGTTCTGTATCATTTCTACCTGAGCTGTTATAAAGTATTCCTGGGTTTTTACAATGATTTGAAATTGCATGAGAATTTTCCGGTCCTGTTTAAAACAAATTTTCTCGTACAGTGGCTCGAGGATTTTTCAGCTCCCTTTTTTAGCGCTGTAAAAAATGAATTTGAATTGGAATATGTGTTTGCCGATGATTTGCAATATACCACACGTATGGAACTTCATTCAAAAAGTACATCCAGACTGGCAGGGATCAGGTTGAGTAAATTTGAATATGAGATCCACCTTACAAAAAATGGCATTGAAAGCCTGATGATTTTTGAAGGTAATGACAAAACAAAGGCGATATGCGAGGAGCAATAA
- a CDS encoding diaminopimelate decarboxylase has product MSAESETKLRYERPIIRKMNSGLMNKFGTRTEYAPTSHIDSVPVKRIIDEYGSPCFVISERTMRKTYQSALRAFKTRYPKVQFAWSYKTNYLDAVCNVFHQEGSWAEVVSGFEYEKAIRNGVPGNKIIFNGPEKSTDELKRAIENESLIHIDHFDELYDLIEITETSKKKAKVAIRVNMDVGVYPLWDRFGFNYESYQAWQAIVKIMNCERMELVGLHCHIGTFMLTANAYAIAASKLCDLAYNIKLKWDKSIQYLDLGGGFASTNTLRGSYLPGSDISPGFDDYAEAITSTILNFGFKQEDLPLLVLETGRAMIDDAGFLLGTVLANKRLSDGRRATIMDFGVNILFTAFWYEHKISPAQEFTHHTEDMVVYGPLCMNIDKIRESVSLPLLSRGDNVVVHKVGAYNMTQWMQFIAMRPNVVMIDTKGEVHKIRERETIDTLTNLESKPEHLKTFKL; this is encoded by the coding sequence ATGTCAGCAGAGTCAGAAACTAAATTACGTTACGAGCGACCGATTATCCGCAAGATGAATTCGGGACTTATGAATAAATTCGGTACCCGTACTGAATATGCTCCAACTTCCCACATTGATAGTGTTCCTGTTAAGCGAATTATCGATGAATATGGTTCACCCTGCTTTGTGATTTCGGAGCGTACAATGCGAAAGACATATCAGTCGGCGCTAAGAGCTTTTAAAACGAGATATCCTAAAGTACAGTTTGCCTGGAGTTATAAAACAAATTACCTCGATGCCGTTTGTAATGTATTTCACCAGGAAGGATCCTGGGCGGAGGTCGTCAGTGGATTCGAATATGAAAAAGCCATTCGTAATGGAGTTCCCGGCAATAAAATAATTTTCAACGGACCGGAAAAATCTACTGATGAATTAAAACGAGCTATAGAAAATGAATCACTGATTCACATTGATCATTTCGATGAATTGTATGATCTCATTGAGATTACAGAAACGTCAAAGAAAAAAGCCAAAGTTGCCATCCGTGTAAATATGGATGTTGGAGTTTATCCACTTTGGGATCGTTTTGGATTTAATTATGAGTCCTACCAGGCATGGCAGGCAATTGTGAAAATTATGAACTGCGAGCGGATGGAACTCGTGGGACTTCATTGTCACATTGGTACTTTCATGCTTACAGCAAACGCGTACGCGATTGCCGCAAGCAAATTGTGCGACCTGGCTTACAACATCAAGCTGAAGTGGGATAAGTCCATACAGTACCTCGATCTGGGTGGAGGTTTTGCGTCTACAAATACCCTGCGTGGTTCCTATCTTCCGGGATCCGATATCAGTCCGGGCTTTGATGATTATGCGGAAGCCATTACTTCCACAATTCTGAATTTTGGATTTAAGCAGGAGGATTTGCCACTGCTTGTTTTGGAAACAGGAAGAGCAATGATCGATGATGCAGGATTTTTACTTGGAACTGTACTCGCCAATAAACGATTATCAGATGGCCGTCGAGCCACTATTATGGATTTTGGAGTGAATATTCTTTTCACCGCATTCTGGTACGAGCATAAAATCTCGCCGGCTCAGGAATTTACACATCATACAGAAGACATGGTTGTGTATGGTCCGCTTTGCATGAACATCGATAAGATCCGCGAAAGCGTCAGTCTGCCTTTGCTCAGCCGTGGAGATAATGTTGTCGTTCACAAAGTTGGCGCCTACAACATGACGCAATGGATGCAGTTTATAGCGATGCGTCCGAATGTTGTAATGATTGATACGAAAGGGGAAGTACATAAAATCAGGGAACGGGAAACAATCGATACGCTGACAAATCTGGAATCGAAACCTGAGCATCTCAAAACCTTTAAGCTCTGA
- a CDS encoding ATP-grasp domain-containing protein, whose translation MSNNRTITVALTGLNAVDSPGPGVAVARGIRDCADFKVRIIGLSYESLEPGIYMEGIADKTYQIPYPSAGSESLLTRLEYIHEKEKIDVLIPNFDAELYNFIKLTPKLKEMGIHTFMPSAEQFEARDKINLFAFCKKNNFLVPRDRTIYTAAELPAVAAHFNYPLVVKGKYYDASVCQTLEQAQKAFYKLEAKWGLPIIVQEFINGTEINVAALGDGEGNTISAIPMRKLFITDKGKAWAGVTLEDSKLIKLAKDFIKATNWRGGCELELMVTADGRPYFMEVNPRFPAWIYLTVGAGQNQPASLVKLALGEKVEPFTTYAVGKTFIRYSWDMIIDIEQFQHFSAFGEN comes from the coding sequence ATGTCAAATAATCGAACAATTACAGTAGCCCTTACAGGACTGAATGCTGTGGACAGCCCGGGACCCGGAGTTGCCGTTGCACGCGGGATCAGGGATTGTGCTGATTTTAAGGTTAGAATCATCGGACTATCCTACGAAAGTCTTGAACCGGGAATCTACATGGAAGGTATCGCCGACAAGACCTATCAGATTCCTTATCCTTCAGCCGGAAGTGAATCACTTTTAACACGGCTGGAGTACATACACGAAAAGGAAAAAATTGATGTCTTGATTCCCAATTTTGATGCTGAGCTGTATAATTTTATCAAACTGACTCCAAAGTTGAAGGAGATGGGCATTCACACCTTTATGCCAAGCGCTGAACAATTTGAGGCTCGTGATAAAATCAATCTTTTTGCTTTTTGTAAAAAGAACAATTTTCTCGTACCTCGCGACCGGACCATATACACTGCCGCTGAATTGCCGGCTGTAGCAGCTCACTTTAATTATCCACTGGTTGTAAAAGGAAAATATTATGATGCTTCAGTTTGTCAGACTCTTGAGCAGGCTCAAAAAGCTTTTTATAAACTTGAGGCCAAATGGGGGCTTCCGATCATTGTTCAGGAATTTATCAATGGAACGGAAATCAATGTCGCAGCCTTAGGAGACGGGGAGGGGAATACAATTTCAGCGATCCCGATGAGAAAATTATTCATCACCGATAAAGGAAAAGCCTGGGCTGGTGTAACACTGGAAGATTCTAAATTAATAAAGCTTGCAAAGGATTTTATCAAAGCGACAAACTGGAGAGGCGGTTGCGAACTTGAGCTGATGGTTACTGCCGATGGGCGACCATATTTTATGGAAGTGAATCCACGGTTTCCGGCCTGGATTTATCTTACTGTTGGTGCCGGACAAAATCAACCTGCATCACTGGTAAAACTTGCGTTAGGTGAGAAAGTGGAGCCGTTTACGACTTATGCAGTGGGAAAAACATTTATTCGTTATTCCTGGGATATGATAATTGATATCGAACAATTTCAACATTTCTCCGCTTTTGGAGAAAATTAA
- a CDS encoding PqqD family protein, which translates to MKLLSNIAVSESGYLFNPTNGDSFSSNAVATDIIAMLKLDKSPEEIKKVLLAKYDVEKSTIERDLDEFLQELRDNHLMNGDVK; encoded by the coding sequence ATGAAACTATTAAGCAATATCGCGGTCAGTGAATCCGGCTACCTTTTTAACCCTACCAATGGGGATTCCTTTTCAAGTAATGCTGTTGCGACAGATATTATTGCGATGTTAAAATTGGATAAATCTCCTGAGGAAATCAAGAAGGTACTCTTGGCTAAGTATGATGTAGAAAAATCTACGATCGAAAGAGATCTTGATGAATTTCTTCAGGAACTGCGTGATAATCATTTAATGAACGGGGATGTCAAATAA
- a CDS encoding response regulator transcription factor, which produces MLRCIIVDDEPFAVELIESFVSQIPFLNLVATFHDAINASEYIHKSEVDLVFLDIQMPHINGIQLLKSLENPPWIIFTTAFDKYAVQGFELNVVDYLLKPFGFDRFQKAVNKAYQLYKLKNPEKQDESFIFVKSDYQMVKVNLSSILFIEGWDDYIKIYCGETPVRTLMSLKSILELLPHEDFMRVHRSYIVPLKRIESIRNKMIRIAGKEIPVGATYISAVNEFLAKNIKH; this is translated from the coding sequence ATGCTCCGTTGTATTATTGTAGACGATGAACCTTTCGCGGTAGAACTGATTGAATCATTTGTCAGCCAGATCCCATTTCTCAATCTGGTTGCAACTTTTCATGATGCGATAAATGCGTCGGAGTACATCCATAAATCAGAAGTAGACCTTGTTTTCCTTGACATTCAGATGCCTCACATCAATGGAATTCAGTTGTTGAAATCTTTGGAGAACCCTCCCTGGATAATTTTTACTACTGCATTTGATAAGTATGCAGTTCAGGGTTTTGAATTAAATGTTGTGGATTATCTCCTGAAGCCTTTTGGTTTTGATCGTTTTCAAAAAGCAGTAAACAAAGCGTATCAATTGTACAAATTGAAAAATCCCGAAAAGCAGGATGAGTCTTTTATTTTTGTGAAATCAGATTACCAGATGGTAAAAGTGAACCTGAGTAGTATATTATTTATTGAAGGATGGGATGATTACATAAAGATTTATTGCGGAGAAACTCCTGTCAGAACATTGATGAGCCTCAAGTCAATTCTCGAATTACTTCCTCATGAGGATTTTATGAGGGTGCACAGAAGCTATATCGTTCCATTGAAAAGAATAGAAAGTATCCGCAATAAAATGATTCGAATCGCCGGCAAAGAAATTCCTGTGGGAGCTACCTACATTTCTGCTGTAAATGAATTTCTTGCGAAGAATATCAAACATTAA
- a CDS encoding sensor histidine kinase, which produces MKLNIRKIISHALIWAALISLHSIYFPKLVRPAGPPPFRMEEFRQNPVEEEMPPPSAPPFTVVVILYLSLVSFYYLNSLVLIPKLLSRQKRWEYAFSVFGCVLVFIALTIIPFLIINPGVPINRGMLISSILLISLVFIASGIGQIIDLWFLSEKRSKEIEYEKRLNELSLLKAQINPHFLFNTLNTIYSLASKKSDQTPEAVLKLSEMMRYVMSEAKQDLVPIEMEIEYINRFVDLQKMRLTDKVTVVYNVIGNPQGRSIAPLILIPFIENAFKYGVSTHEDSTITITISIEEHKIKLVTTNRIFNYSNILTESTGIGITNTKKRLNLLYPGRHKLMIDDANANFVVQLELI; this is translated from the coding sequence GTGAAACTGAATATTCGTAAAATAATTTCTCATGCATTGATCTGGGCAGCTCTGATCAGTTTGCATTCTATTTATTTCCCAAAACTTGTCCGGCCTGCCGGTCCGCCTCCATTCAGAATGGAGGAATTCCGACAAAATCCTGTCGAAGAGGAAATGCCGCCTCCTTCAGCTCCTCCGTTTACTGTAGTCGTAATCCTTTATCTTTCGCTTGTTTCTTTTTACTACCTGAATTCACTTGTACTGATTCCGAAATTGTTGTCCAGGCAAAAGAGATGGGAATATGCATTTAGTGTTTTTGGATGTGTACTGGTTTTCATTGCACTCACGATTATTCCTTTCTTAATAATAAATCCGGGTGTTCCAATCAACAGGGGGATGCTTATTTCAAGCATCCTCTTGATTTCTTTGGTTTTTATTGCCAGTGGTATTGGGCAGATCATTGATTTATGGTTCTTGTCGGAAAAGCGTAGTAAGGAAATTGAATACGAAAAAAGATTGAATGAATTGTCTTTGTTGAAAGCGCAAATAAACCCACATTTTTTATTCAATACATTGAATACGATTTATTCTTTAGCCTCAAAAAAATCTGATCAGACTCCTGAAGCAGTATTAAAGCTTTCTGAAATGATGCGTTATGTGATGAGCGAGGCAAAACAGGATTTGGTTCCCATTGAAATGGAAATCGAATACATTAACCGGTTTGTTGATTTGCAAAAAATGAGATTGACGGATAAAGTCACAGTGGTTTATAATGTTATTGGAAATCCGCAGGGAAGAAGTATTGCTCCACTGATTCTTATACCTTTTATTGAAAATGCTTTTAAATATGGCGTGTCTACTCATGAGGATTCAACAATTACTATCACAATTTCTATTGAGGAGCACAAAATTAAATTGGTGACAACAAATAGAATATTTAATTACAGTAATATCCTTACTGAATCCACGGGTATCGGTATAACAAATACGAAAAAGAGACTGAACTTATTGTATCCCGGCAGACACAAATTAATGATTGATGATGCTAATGCTAATTTTGTCGTTCAACTTGAATTGATCTGA